GGGTCCTATTAAATTCAAATGAGCCTTAATTATGCTGGGGTTCTAATAGGCTTATCAAAGTAAAACCTTGCACTAAATCTACGAGCGGCTCAACTGTTGCAAATTGTCAGCTGTTCTCACCCCTTCAGCCAGTAATACGATACCTAGTTGTTGTGAAATTTTTCGCAAGTATTTAGTATCATTTGCTTTTCCACGCACTTAAATGACACTGTACAGTTACATCTTGTTTTTTTAGCGTCCTAGAGAGACTATAAAACTTCTGTTCGTCTTTCATCAAAATTGGAGATTTGATATGATGGCGGTATACAATTGAAATAGGAGGCGATGAGTTGTGATTTTATCAAAAAATGAGGTTCAAGCTAGCTTAAGGGATTCTCAAGAGTGGGAGCTTGAAAATGACACTTGGATAAAAAAACAATACAACCTACCAACTTTCCCAAAAGCAATGCAATTCGTTAATGAAGTGGCTAATCTGGCAGAAGACCGTCAGCATCACCCTTACATGATTATTGATCACACGACTGTCACGATTAAATTAAGTACCCTTGAAGAAGATGGATTAACACAGAAAGATTTTGAATCAGCTCACGCATACGATCGAACATACTTACGCTATATTTAATGCTTAGTTGTGAAAAAACGGCTCGAGCTCGATTAATATCACATGCCAAACCAACCACACTTTATATAGACAAGTAAGTCCTTTACATCCGCTAGCTTTCGTTGCCACATTTCAACGATAACCTGTAATTCTATTGACTTCCTGGCTAAAATATCACTCAAAAAGGCTCCCAAGTTTCTATGGTGAGCCCTTTTTCAATCGTGAGATATTCATCTACTGGCCTGTTTCTTTAAATCTTTTAATTCGTTCTCCTATTTCATCTCTCACAGTTTGAAAAACATGCCATTTCTCTTCTTCTGTTCCTTCAGCTTTAGCCGGGTCGTCAAATCCCCAATGGACACGATCCTTATTTTTAGGTGTAGCTGGACAGACATCATTGGCATGACCGCATAAAGTCACGACTAAGTCAGCTTTTTCAAGTAAATCTTGATCAATGATATCTGACGTTTGATTAGAAATATCGATCCCTACTTCATTCATTGCTTTAACTGCTTTCGGATTCACACCGTGTGCTTCAATACCAGCTGAATAAACATCCCACTTATCACCTAAGTAATGTTTTCCCCAAGCTTCAGCCATTTGACTTCTGCAAGAATTGCCTGTACATAAAAAATAAATAATAGGTTTTGTCATTTTGGTGCCTCCTACTCATTATATAAGATTTCACTTATATATTAACATATCTCCTCACACTTCAAAAGATTAATGACTGTTCTTAAATATTAAGAGTTTGTAAATGCCTGTACATTGAGATCACAAGGTCGACAGGGCCTCTTCACTTTTAAAAAATGACTGTCACACCGACAGTCCGATGAGCCTATTTTGTTCACTTCTAC
The Salipaludibacillus sp. LMS25 DNA segment above includes these coding regions:
- a CDS encoding 4a-hydroxytetrahydrobiopterin dehydratase; translated protein: MILSKNEVQASLRDSQEWELENDTWIKKQYNLPTFPKAMQFVNEVANLAEDRQHHPYMIIDHTTVTIKLSTLEEDGLTQKDFESAHAYDRTYLRYI
- the arsC gene encoding arsenate reductase (thioredoxin), with protein sequence MTKPIIYFLCTGNSCRSQMAEAWGKHYLGDKWDVYSAGIEAHGVNPKAVKAMNEVGIDISNQTSDIIDQDLLEKADLVVTLCGHANDVCPATPKNKDRVHWGFDDPAKAEGTEEEKWHVFQTVRDEIGERIKRFKETGQ